The following coding sequences lie in one Brevibacterium marinum genomic window:
- a CDS encoding deoxyguanosinetriphosphate triphosphohydrolase family protein, with product MTQRAKLHNDGGRTRDVAEAGQPGEDEFRVDIERIRFSPFFSRLAAVTQVIPQAGSGTVIHNRLTHSLKVSAVARSIAITLNNSDERTRGLLDELGGCDPVVVQAAAAAHDLGHPPFGHLGEKELDRVAKSTLRLPDGFEGNAQTFRILTALDSCDATARGLNLTRAVKAAVLKYPWARSDWATQQRLSSAEMPRGVGDEVSQGAMKFSAYMPETAEMHDALSTFPRIGRYQQTLECAVMDVADDIAYAVHDLDDFYRSNVLQYTSVSAEMSRWLSDCRELAALHDTELDRRRPGHALESMWRHIQAKDPWIADEDAFRQSVQRVNRDLVEGLLAVPYDGGLEADRAVTAFTRRWIDRLKASIVVDFDPHVRSGHVRLSDATWHDVVVLKFVHSRFVLERSDLAVYQRGQTRIIASLVEGFHEWLRDPEEASRIPRRLLDSVEAATQEYQELYDRDPASLGEEGSSAIVRLGRARAVVDYIASFTDAQAMSVNALITGASEEPWEAGRGL from the coding sequence ATGACCCAGAGAGCGAAACTTCACAACGACGGTGGACGGACCCGGGACGTCGCCGAGGCGGGCCAACCGGGCGAGGACGAGTTCCGTGTCGATATCGAGAGGATCCGATTCTCCCCCTTCTTCTCCCGCCTGGCCGCCGTCACCCAGGTCATCCCGCAGGCGGGTTCGGGAACGGTCATCCACAATCGGCTGACGCATTCGCTCAAGGTCTCCGCCGTAGCCCGCTCCATCGCTATCACGCTGAATAACTCCGATGAGCGCACCCGCGGTCTCCTCGACGAACTCGGCGGGTGCGATCCGGTGGTGGTCCAAGCTGCCGCCGCAGCCCACGATCTGGGCCACCCTCCGTTCGGCCACCTCGGCGAGAAGGAGCTTGATCGTGTGGCCAAGTCCACGCTGCGCCTGCCGGACGGGTTCGAGGGCAATGCGCAGACCTTCCGCATCCTCACGGCACTCGACAGCTGCGATGCCACGGCGCGGGGACTCAACCTCACACGGGCGGTCAAGGCCGCGGTCCTCAAATACCCGTGGGCGCGCAGCGATTGGGCCACGCAGCAGCGGCTGAGTTCGGCCGAGATGCCCCGCGGCGTCGGCGACGAGGTGTCACAGGGGGCGATGAAGTTCTCCGCCTATATGCCTGAGACGGCCGAGATGCACGATGCGCTCTCGACATTCCCGCGGATCGGTCGGTATCAGCAGACGCTCGAGTGTGCGGTCATGGATGTCGCCGATGACATCGCCTACGCGGTCCATGACCTCGACGACTTCTACCGGTCCAACGTTCTCCAGTACACCAGCGTCTCCGCGGAGATGAGCCGGTGGCTGAGTGACTGTCGGGAACTCGCCGCGCTGCATGACACCGAGTTGGACCGGCGCAGGCCGGGACATGCACTCGAGTCGATGTGGCGCCACATCCAGGCAAAGGACCCCTGGATCGCCGACGAGGATGCGTTCCGGCAGTCGGTGCAGCGGGTCAACCGGGACCTCGTCGAGGGGCTGCTCGCCGTGCCCTATGACGGGGGACTGGAAGCCGACCGGGCCGTGACCGCATTCACCCGACGGTGGATCGATCGGCTCAAGGCCTCCATCGTCGTCGACTTCGACCCGCATGTCCGCAGCGGGCATGTGCGACTGTCCGACGCCACCTGGCACGATGTGGTCGTGCTGAAGTTCGTCCACTCGAGGTTCGTCCTCGAACGCTCCGACCTGGCCGTGTATCAGCGAGGCCAGACGCGGATCATCGCGTCCCTGGTCGAGGGCTTCCACGAATGGCTGCGCGACCCCGAGGAAGCGTCCCGGATCCCTCGTCGTCTGCTCGATTCCGTCGAGGCGGCCACGCAGGAGTACCAGGAACTCTATGACAGGGACCCGGCCAGCCTCGGCGAGGAAGGCTCCTCCGCCATCGTTCGGCTGGGACGGGCTCGGGCGGTCGTCGACTACATCGCCTCCTTCACCGATGCGCAGGCGATGTCCGTCAACGCTCTCATCACAGGCGCCTCCGAGGAGCCGTGGGAGGCCGGACGCGGGCTGTGA